In a genomic window of Helianthus annuus cultivar XRQ/B chromosome 10, HanXRQr2.0-SUNRISE, whole genome shotgun sequence:
- the LOC110886097 gene encoding receptor-like protein kinase FERONIA, which yields MAFISSSTSSPIHYTYDVFLSFRGEDTRNSFTNHLYEALHQAGFNTFRDDVEIQYGPDLKLEFERSIRKSRASIIVFSKNFANSSWFLDELCLILKLRREDSHFVLPVFYSVDPSDIKNQRGSFAIKAIKGAEGSRWAEDNMNRWKAALIEVANMAGAVYSGAVYSGYDATFVAHIVHIIHGALDSKSSSFDSEFERLKINLEEIKKATGNFGSKVIGIGGFGRVYEGEVIHSKGQSMVAIKRLNRKFGQGDPEFWKEIMMLSRYTHKNLISLLGFCAEGGERLLVYEHASNGSLDHHLSSTTLSWTQRLKICLDAVRGLAYLHDHKGTQQRVLHRDIKSANILLDDNWNAKVSDMGLSKIGPANQRHTNLVTNVVGTPGYCDPSYMETYNLTKESDIYSFGVVLFEVLCGKLCFRYTNDQLEILVPMWKQSYIDKKLDQIIFKDLKPPMDPSSLETFSEIAFRCLHYSREQRPKMSILVERLEIALELQEHHDMYLTNVVGTSQGYKHADEPSVLDTTHMTGPPDDTGPITNRPKRDIKMPAKYLE from the exons ATGGCGTTTATCTCATCCTCTACATCTTCGCCAATCCATTATACGTATGATGTTTTTCTCAGTTTCAGAGGTGAAGATACTCGTAATTCTTTTACAAATCATCTTTATGAAGCGTTACACCAAGCAGGATTTAATACTTTCAGGGATGACGTTGAAATCCAGTATGGTCCAGATCTGAAGTTAGAATTTGAGAGATCAATAAGAAAATCTAGAGCTTCAATAATTGTATTTTCAAAGAACTTTGCGAATTCAAGTTGGTTCCTTGATGAGCTTTGTTTGATCCTCAAGCTAAGGAGGGAGGACAGTCATTTCGTTTTACCCGTGTTTTATAGTGTTGATCCTTCTGATATCAAGAACCAGCGAGGTAGTTTTGCGATCAAAGCAATAAAGGGAGCCGAAGGTTCAAGATGGGCAGAGGATAATATGAATCGGTGGAAGGCAGCCCTTATAGAGGTTGCTAATATGGCTGGGGCTGTCTATTCAGGGGCTGTTTATTCAGG GTATGATGCCACCTTTGTTGCACATATTGTTCACATAATCCATGGTGCACTGGATTCAAAATCGTCTTCTTTTGATTCAG AGTTTGAGCGTCTTAAAATCAATCTGGAAGAAATAAAAAAAGCCACCGGTAATTTTGGTAGCAAAGTTATAGGAATTGGTGGATTTGGGAGGGTGTACGAAGGAGAAGTCATTCATTCTAAGGGGCAAAGCATGGTTGCTATTAAGCGCTTGAATCGTAAATTTGGGCAAGGAGACCCTGAGTTTTGGAAAGAAATCATGATGCTTTCTCGTTACACACATAAGAATCTCATTTCTCTCCTTGGATTTTGTGCCGAGGGTGGTGAAAGGCTCCTTGTATACGAGCATGCATCTAATGGAAGCCTCGATCATCATTTAAGTTCCACGACTCTCTCATGGACGCAACGGTTAAAGATATGCCTTGATGCTGTAAGGGGGCTAGCTTACCTTCACGATCACAAGGGAACCCAACAAAGAGTTCTCCACAGAGATATAAAAAGTGCAAACATTCTACTAGATGACAACTGGAATGCTAAAGTTTCTGACATGGGACTTTCAAAAATAGGACCTGCTAATCAGCGTCACACGAATCTTGTCACCAATGTTGTGGGTACCCCTGGTTACTGTGATCCAAGCTATATGGAGACGTACAACCTAACCAAAGAATCAGACATATACTCTTTTGGGGTCGTCTTATTTGAAGTCCTCTGTGGGAAATTGTGCTTTAGATATACCAACGACCAGTTAGAGATTTTAGTGCCCATGTGGAAACAAAGCTACATAGATAAGAAATTAGACCAGATTATCTTTAAAGATCTCAAGCCACCGATGGACCCAAGTTCGTTGGAAACATTTTCAGAAATTGCATTCCGGTGTTTGCACTACTCTCGTGAACAGCGGCCAAAAATGTCTATTCTTGTGGAAAGGCTTGAGATTGCACTTGAGTTGCAGGAGCATCATGATATGTATCTGACTAATGTTGTGGGAACTTCTCAAGGATACAAACATGCAGATGAACCGAGCGTACTTGATACGACCCACATGACAGGCCCACCTGATGATACCGGCCCAATCACAAACAGGCCCAAGAGGGATATTAAAATGCCGGCCAAGTATCTGGAGTGA